GCTGATCGGGCTGTGGGTGAAGATGCTGACCATTCCCTACCGCTGGCTGTTCCCGGCGATCATCGGGTTCGCGGCGATCGGCACCTTCTCGATCAACCTCAACGCCTTCGACGTCTACGCCATCGCCTTCTTCGCACTCCTGGGCTACGGGCTGATCAAGCTGGGGTGCGAGCCGGCCCCGCTGCTGCTGGGGTTCGTCCTGGGGCCGCTGCTGGAGGAGAACGTGCGGCGCGCGCTGACCATCTCCCAGGGCGACGCGACGACGTTCGTGACCCGGCCGCTGTCGCTCACCCTCCTCGTCCTGGCGGTGGTGGCCTTCTTCGTCGCCGTGCTGCCCGCGGTGCGCCGCAAGCGCGAGGTGGTGTTCGTCGAGGACGACGACGGCCCCCACCCGCCGCAGCCCGCGCAGGCCGGGACCCGGGACGGCGCGTCGCGCCCCTGACCGGCTGCCACCGGCCGGTGGTGCTCAGCCGCTGACGGGCTCCCGGCAGCCGGAGTCCAGTGCGCGGGCGGCGGTGGCCAGCACCGCCACGACGTCCCGCGCGAAGCCGACGTCGCACGGGTGGGTCCCGCCGGTCACCGCGGCGGCGGCCAGCTCGTCGACCGCGACGGAGAAGGACTCCACCGGGCCCTCGATGTCCGGAAGCAGCACCAGCCGGCCGGCGTCCCCGTGCACGGAGAACTCGATGCCGGTGGACAGCGGCGCGGCGGTGTGCGACAGCGTCACCGTCGAGGCCACCCCCGGGGTGGCGTGCTGCAGCACCAGGTGCACGGTGTCCCCCGCCCCGGCGCCGGCCTGCACCGACACCACCGGGCCCAGGCTGGGCGCCAGCAGCGACAGGGCGTGCGGGCCGATGTCCCACAGCGCGCCGTGCTGCCGGCGCCAGGCGGAGTCGAAGGGGCTGCCGGCCAGCGCGGAGAGCCACGAGCCCGCGCCGCCGGCCAGCCGGGTGCGGGCGGCCTGGGCCAGCCAGGTCGACGTCCCGGCCTGGAAGCGGAAGGTGAAGAA
This window of the Geodermatophilus sp. DSM 44513 genome carries:
- a CDS encoding Gfo/Idh/MocA family protein, translating into MRFGVLGTGHWARTVHAAALAAHPTAELVGVWGRDPGRAAALGAEFDVPGTSDLAALLARVDAVAIAVPPSVQVELAEQAAAAGKHLLLEKPIGLSLGEADRVVAAVRSSAVASVVFFTFRFQAGTSTWLAQAARTRLAGGAGSWLSALAGSPFDSAWRRQHGALWDIGPHALSLLAPSLGPVVSVQAGAGAGDTVHLVLQHATPGVASTVTLSHTAAPLSTGIEFSVHGDAGRLVLLPDIEGPVESFSVAVDELAAAAVTGGTHPCDVGFARDVVAVLATAARALDSGCREPVSG